From Primulina tabacum isolate GXHZ01 chromosome 2, ASM2559414v2, whole genome shotgun sequence, one genomic window encodes:
- the LOC142537602 gene encoding uncharacterized protein LOC142537602, with protein MKPPEFDGSTDPIVALEWVKAVEAIYDYLQFEDKDRISCAIFLLTKTARIWWDATKVSIKVSAPKWQEFKDLFYDKYFPRDARSQKMKEFLELKQGNMSMQEYILKFEEGCQFSPYLANNDIEEEEHFLRGVRAEIKRDVRMSKAASYKEIVEKAWMAERDEKKIERERQLKRQDFSAKGQGSGWKGEGKFRGKEKEEHRPEAPLPPPAYDRPICSKFGKMHTGECLVGSNRCFCCGGVGHVIKNCPVKGEKEKDRVQGRIFTMTKEGANPDSSVISGTILISGKAAITLIETGATHSFMSEIFLRSLNVVPSYEPLHYSILLPSGDEIWPFSILKGCTIQGNEKIYFADLIIILMVALDVIL; from the coding sequence ATGAAACCACCAGAATTTGATGGTAGCACTGATCCCATTGTCGCCTTGGAATGGGTCAAAGCTGTGGAGGCTATTTATGATTATCTTcagtttgaagataaagatcgaATCAGCTGTGCCATTTTTCTACTGACCAAGACGGCGAGGATTTGGTGGGACGCCACTAAGGTATCAATTAAGGTCTCGGCACCCAAATGGCAggagtttaaagatttattctacgACAAATATTTTCCTCGAGATGCTCGAAGTCAAAAAATGAAGGAATTTCTAGAACTGAAGCAAGGAAATATGTCAATGCAAGAGTATATTCTCAAATTCGAAGAGGGGTGTCAGTTTTCCCCATATCTAGCCAACAATGACATCGAAGAGGAAGAGCATTTTCTTAGAGGTGTTCGGGCTGAAATTAAAAGAGACGTTCGAATGTCTAAAGCTGCTTCATATAAAGAGATTGTTGAAAAAGCATGGATGGCTGAGCGGGACGAGAAGAAAATTGAAAGAGAAAGACAGTTGAAGCGCCAAGATTTTTCTGCTAAGGGCCAAGGATCTGGATGGAAGGGTGAGGGTAAGTTCAGAGGCAAAGAGAAAGAGGAGCATCGACCCGAAGCTCCTCTGCCACCGCCTGCGTATGATCGACCTATATGTTCAAAATTTGGCAAAATGCATACAGGTGAGTGTTTGGTTGGAAGTAATCGATGCTTTTGTTGTGGAGGTGTTGGACACGTCATCAAAAATTGTCCAGTAAAGGGTGAGAAAGAGAAGGATAGGGTTCAAGGCAGAATTTTCACAATGACCAAAGAAGGCGcaaatcctgattcttctgttATATCAGGTACTATCTTAATTTCAGGCAAGGCCGCTATTACATTGATAGAGACTGGTGCTAcgcattcttttatgtctgaaattTTTTTGCGCTCCTTGAATGTTGTTCCATCTTATGAACCCCTCCATTATAGTATTTTGTTGCCATCGGGAGACGAAATATGGCCTTTTAGTATTCTTAAAGGTTGTACAATACAAGGTAATGAGAAAATCTATTTTGCTGATCTTATTATTATTCTCATGGTGGCATTAGATGTTATTTTGTGA